Proteins co-encoded in one Arachis hypogaea cultivar Tifrunner chromosome 11, arahy.Tifrunner.gnm2.J5K5, whole genome shotgun sequence genomic window:
- the LOC112719721 gene encoding uncharacterized protein has protein sequence MLSIFWALALSLLACQSYHPITLTNAQAPSKLPTSTSTPKSPITNTHTHPNGPSNNSPITNTNSNGAPSKLPSATSPTSSSSNTPKVVASSPSTSKTPITTTSSSPTKLPNSPTSTTTTTSPLKQPQQPIPKATSSPFKQPQQPIPKATSPTSSTSSPLLQPQPIPKATSPISSPTPKVIPTRPTSSAPIKPPPVPFVPVKPRPIPIAPIKPLLPVPIAPIKPPPIPIAPIKPPPIKPPPIPVAPVEPPPIPIAPIKPPPIKPPPISIAPIKPPPIKPPPVPITPVEPPPIPIAPIKPISITPIKPPPVKPPPIKPPPVPIAPIKPPAIAPKAPTPKIPPPHPPKKAPIVPPPLPLPPTPLPSAPAPPPPKHKKKAPVISPVPSPASNTPTPAPSPLPYTPAPSPDDYAPQPPPPHRHRRRRHKHKHIKHHHPQSSSSFDLAPEPSSSSSIIRKSPPAPLVDDTTPIDTQDTPSPAPSANGNGASSYNDQVRKMLASVGFAIAILFCLN, from the exons ATGTTGTCAATATTTTGGGCATTGGCATTGTCATTATTAGCATGCCAAAGCTACCACCCTATAACATTAACCAATGCCCAAGCACCTTCAAAGTTACCAACTTCAACTTCAACTCCAAAATCACCAattacaaacacacacacacatccaAATGGACCTTCTAATAATTCACCAATTACAAACACAAATTCAAATGGTGCACCTTCTAAATTGCCAAGTGCAACTtctccaacttcttcttcttctaatacACCAAAGGTGGTAGCATCATCCCCATCTACTAGCAAAACACCAATCACAACCACATCTTCATCACCAACCAAATTGCCAAATTCCCCAacttctactactactactacttccCCTTTGAAACAACCTCAACAACCAATTCCCAAGGCTACTTCTTCTCCTTTCAAACAACCTCAACAACCAATTCCTAAGGCCACTTCCCCAACCTCTTCTACTTCTTCCCCTTTGCTTCAACCCCAACCAATTCCAAAGGCCACTTCACCAATCTCTTCACCAACTCCTAAGGTAATACCCACACGTCCAACATCTTCTGCTCCTATCAAACCGCCCCCGGTTCCTTTTGTTCCGGTTAAACCACGACCAATTCCTATTGCTCCAATTAAACCACTACTACCAGTACCCATTGCTCCTATCAAACCACCACCAATTCCCATTGCCCCGATTAAACCACCTCCGATTAAACCGCCTCCGATTCCTGTCGCACCGGTTGAACCACCCCCAATTCCAATTGCCCCAATTAAACCACCACCTATTAAACCTCCACCAATTTCAATTGCTCCAATTAAGCCACCACCAATTAAACCACCACCGGTTCCTATTACACCCGTTGAACCGCCACCAATTCCAATTGCTCCAATTAAACCAATTTCAATTACTCCGATTAAACCACCACCGGTTAAACCACCACCAATTAAACCACCACCGGTTCCAATTGCTCCAATTAAACCACCAGCAATAGCACCAAAAGCACCCACACCAAAGATCCCACCACCACATCCACCTAAAAAAGCACCAATTGTACCACCACCACTGCCACTTCCACCAACACCATTACCATCAGCACCAGCACCACCACCTCCTAAACACAAGAAGAAGGCACCCGTAATATCACCGGTGCCTTCTCCAGCAAGTAACACTCCTACACCTGCACCCTCACCATTGCCATACACCCCAGCACCTTCCCCTGATGACTATGCTCCTCAACCTCCACCACCACACAGGCATAGAAGAAGGAGACACAAGCACAAACACATCAAGCATCACCATCCacaatcttcttcttcctttgatCTTGCTCCagaaccatcatcatcatcatcaatcattAGAAAGAGTCCACCAGCACCATTAGTTGATGATACTACTCCCATTGATACTCAAGACACACCATCACCTGCACCAAGTGCAAATGGG AACGGTGCATCATCATACAATGATCAAGTGAGAAAGATGTTGGCAAGTGTTGGATTTGCTATTGCCATTTTGTTTTGTCTCAATTGA